In the Sus scrofa isolate TJ Tabasco breed Duroc chromosome 6, Sscrofa11.1, whole genome shotgun sequence genome, one interval contains:
- the ELOA gene encoding elongin-A, with protein MHGGRSCSPRTRREPSSGEEAAPVTAMAAESALQVVEKLQARLAANPDPKKLLKYLKKLSALPITVDILAETGVGKTVNSLRKHEHVGSFARDLVAQWKKLVPVERNPEPDEQDLEKSNSRKRPRDALKEEEEVEGEGDYPESWKASGSRSYSPDNRQKKHRKLSELERPQKVSHSQERRDERKRYHRASPVYSSDHESSDYGHVQSPPSSTSPHQMSGDHYRSLEEDHEPFVPHQKPGKGHGNAFQDRLGVSQERHLGEAQGREVMSQSKEHRSSHKEKRPVEAKGDEKSSLSREKSHKALSKEENRRLPSGDSAKEKPPSSGVRKEKEKEGGTKKKVSPALDVASDNHLKKPKHRDPEKTKSDKNKQSLEGLDTGKGAGDLLPKVKEKVSNNLKTQEGKAKPSHSDRKSVGSLPKAEEADVDDEFEQPTMSFESYLSYDQPRKKKKKIVKTSTTALGEKGLKKNDSKSTSKNSDSVQKLPKVNENKLEKLLPAGADSAKPKKVPSEVLPVLPDLPLPVIQANYRPLPPLDLISSFQPKRRAFSSPQEEEEAGFTGRRMNSKMQVYSGSKCAYLPKMMTLHEQCIRVLKNNIDSIFEVGGVPYSVLEPVLERCTPDQLYRIEEYNHVLIEETDQLWKVHCHRDFKDERPEEYESWREMYLRLQDAREQRLRVLTKNIRSAHANKPKGRQAKMAFVNSVAKPPRDVRRRQEKFGTGGAAVPEKIRIKPAPYPAGSSRAPFSSGSSNSFNASPEEPAYDGPSTSGVHSAPMISNTVSYDPRKPTVKKIAPMMAKTIKAFKNRFSRR; from the exons ATGCACGGAGGGCGGAGCTGCAGCCCGAGGACGCGACGCGAGCCCAGTTCCGGCGAGGAGGCCGCGCCAGTGACAGCGATGGCGGCGGAGTCGGCGCTCCAAGTTGTGGAGAAGCTGCAGGCGCGCCTAGCCGCGAACCCGGACCCGAAGAAG ctattgaaatatttgaagaaactctCTGCCTTGCCTATTACAGTAGACATTCTTGCG GAGACTGGAGTTGGGAAGACGGTCAATAGCTTGCGAAAACATGAGCACGTTGGAAGTTTTGCCAGGGACCTAGTGGCCCAGTGGAAAAAGCTGGTTCCTGTGGAACG AAACCCCGAGCCTGATGAACAGGACTTGGAGAAGAGCAATTCTCGAAAGCGTCCTAGGGATGCCCttaaggaggaggaggaggtggagggggagggggactaCCCAGAAAGCTGGAAAGCCTCTGGGAGCCGATCGTATAGTCCTGATAATAGacagaagaaacacagaaaactcTCAGAGCTCGAGCGGCCTCAGAAAGTATCTCACAGTCAGGAGAGGAGAGACGAGAGAAAGAGGTACCACAGAGCCTCTCCAGTTTACTCTTCAGACCACGAGTCTTCCGACTACGGCCATGTTCAGTCCCCTCCATCATCCACCAGCCCTCATCAGATGTCTGGGGACCATTACAGATCCCTGGAGGAGGACCACGAGCCCTTTGTTCCACACCAGAAGCCTGGCAAAGGCCACGGTAATGCCTTTCAGGACAGACTGGGGGTCAGCCAAGAACGCCACCTGGGTGAAGCCCAGGGAAGAGAAGTCATGAGTCAGAGCAAGGAGCACAGATCTTCCCATAAAGAAAAACGTCCCGTGGAGGCCAAAGGAGACGAGAAGTCTTCTTTGAgcagagaaaaatcacacaagGCCCTCTCCAAAGAGGAAAACCGGAGGCTGCCCTCTGGGGACAGTGCAAAGGAGAAACCGCCCTCTAGTGGCgtcaggaaagagaaggagaaagagggcgGTACCAAGAAAAAGGTTTCACCCGCCTTGGACGTGGCTTCAGACAACcaccttaaaaagccaaaacatagagacccagagaaaaccaaatcagacaaaaacaagcaaagtCTAGAAGGCTTAGACACTGGCAAGGGGGCAGGAGACCTGCTGCCCAAGGTGAAAGAGAAGGTTTCTAACAACCTAAAGACTCAAGAAGGGAAAGCAAAACCTTCTCATTCAGATAGAAAGTCCGTGGGCTCCTTACCCAAAGCCGAAGAGGCAGATGTAGATGATGAATTCGAGCAGCCCACCATGTCTTTTGAGTCATACCTCAGCTATGACCAGCCccggaagaagaagaaaaagattgtGAAGACGTCAACCACAGCTCTTGGAgaaaaaggacttaaaaaaaatgattccaaaagCACTAGTAAAAACTCGGACTCAGTTCAGAAATTACCTAAGGTGAATGAAAACAAGTTGGAGAAGCTTCTGCCAGCCGGAGCCGATTCAGCCAAACCGAAAAAG GTCCCCAGTGAGGTGTTGCCAGTGTTACCAGACCTTCCATTACCTGTGATACAGGCCAATTACCGTCCGCTTCCTCCCCTTGACTTGATATCTTCCTTTCAACCAAAGCGAAGAG CATTCTCCTCAccccaggaagaggaagaagctggATTCACGGGACGAAGAATGAATTCTAAGATGCAAGTATATTCTGGTTCCAAGTGTGCCTATCTTCCCAAGATGATGACCTTGCATGAGCAGTGCATCCGAGTACTTAAAAACAACATCGACT CAATCTTTGAAGTGGGAGGCGTCCCGTATTCTGTTCTTGAACCTGTTCTAGAGAGGTGTACACCTGATCAGTTGTATCGCATAGAGGAATACAATCAT GTATTAATTGAAGAAACAGATCAATTATGGAAAGTCCATTGTCACCGAGACTTTAAGGATGAAAGGCCAGAAGAGTATGAGTCGTGGCGGGAAATGTACCTACGGCTTCAGGATGCCCGAGAGCAGCGGCTACGAGTCCTCACAAAGAATATCCGATCTGCACACGCCAATAAGCCCAAAG GCCGACAAGCAAAAATGGCCTTTGTCAACTCTGTGGCCAAACCACCTCGTGATGTTCGAAGGAGGCAAGAGAAGTTTGGAACAGGAGGAGCAGCTGTGCCTGAGAAAATCCG GATCAAGCCGGCACCGTACCCTGCAGGAAGCAGCCGTGCACccttcagcagtggcagcagcaacagctttaACGCTAGCCCGGAGGAGCCAGCCTATGACGGCCCGAGCACAAGCGGTGTCCACTCTGCACCTATGATCAGCAACACTGTTTCCTATGACCCTAGGAAACCGACTGTGAAGA AAATTGCCCCAATGATGGCCAAGACGATTAAAGCTTTCAAGAATAGATTCTCCCGACGATAA